The Triticum urartu cultivar G1812 unplaced genomic scaffold, Tu2.1 TuUngrouped_contig_3011, whole genome shotgun sequence sequence GAGTTTgtctcaaaaagaaaaaaagacaaGAAAAAGGAAATGGAGTACACGCCGTTGGATCCAGAACAGAGATAATATCCTCACCGTCCGCGAAGCCTACGGCCAGCACACACTCACTGGAACCCACCGGAAGCCACACCGGAGAACCACCCCACGAAAAAAATCCCCCGAGAATACCAAACCGAACTCAGCAACCTCCACCATGTCCATGTCCATGGCCACCACCGCCCTCCTCCGGCtcgcgccgctgccgccgcacGCCCGGCTCCTCGCCCCGAGCTCCAAGAAaccctccctcctcctcgcgcCCCTCGGCAGCGGCCGCCGCGCCCTGCGGCTCGCGAGGGCCGCCGGCGACGGGCTCGCGGACCAGACCGTCTACAACGGCGTGTACGGGCCCTGGTCCGTGGACGACGCCGACGTGCGGGAGGTGCTGCTTTACCGGGCCGGGCTGGTCACGGCCGCCGCGTCCTTCCTGGTGGCCGCCTCGGGGGCGTTCCTGACGGAGGGGAACGCGGTCGGCGACGCCGTCCGGCAGGGCGCCGACCTCTTCTACGCCGCCGGGGCCGGGGGGCTCGGGCTGTCGCTGGTGCTCATCCACATCTATGTCACCCCCATCAAGCGGTTCCTCCAGGCGCTGTGGGCGGTCGGCGTGCTCGGCTCCGTCGGCACCTACGCCCTCGCCGCGCGGCCGCTCGACGAGGGGCTCG is a genomic window containing:
- the LOC125527145 gene encoding uncharacterized protein LOC125527145, whose product is MSMSMATTALLRLAPLPPHARLLAPSSKKPSLLLAPLGSGRRALRLARAAGDGLADQTVYNGVYGPWSVDDADVREVLLYRAGLVTAAASFLVAASGAFLTEGNAVGDAVRQGADLFYAAGAGGLGLSLVLIHIYVTPIKRFLQALWAVGVLGSVGTYALAARPLDEGLVRYVLEHPGAMWFVGPTFAALTGLVFKEGLCYGKLEAGILTFVIPILLLGHLSGLMDDGTKLSLLGVWMSLFTVFAARKFQQPIKDDIGDKSVFIFNALPEEEKKALLQRLEAPTEQKFE